Within the Helicoverpa armigera isolate CAAS_96S chromosome 24, ASM3070526v1, whole genome shotgun sequence genome, the region CAAGCAATTTAGAAGATTCTCGAGTTTTCCATCGATAGCGAGGAATTTGGATCGAAAGACGTTTTTTGATCACTTAAAAAATTGATTCAATAAAGAAAACTGTTGATAAAAAATGGCTCCCCAATACCCAAATGTTTACGTTTTCGACGATGACTCTTCTGAGGAGTTCAACAGTGATCAGAAGGAAGTGAACGATCCAGCCAGTTTGAGCCAAATGGCCTTCTGGTACATGATCATACTGATCGGGATGTTGATCACCTGGCTTTTCGTGTTCTTCTGTCTAAGGATCATTGCTCTAAGTAAATTCGTTTTTTGATTTATTACCTGTATCAACTAGGTTATTAAGGTTTATGTCACATACACTTTTATCTTGTAAgaggtatattattttcttaaaatatctaAGAATGTACCAATCTGTAAGATTGTACTTTTACTAATTGATTTATTCAAAACTGGCCCATAATCACTTCTATAGTTAGAAGTATTAATTGCGATGATAAAACTCTTAATTTCTCATCGTCGCTACATTTTTTTCTACTGTTTAGCTTATCTTGTCTTCGTCTTTTCTTTACCCTTAAATATTGAAACTTCAAACGTACTCAAAACGAGTTtaacaataggtatataaattagATAATTTTGTATTGCACTTAAATACCTATCACTAAGAAGACGTATATCGCTTTACATCATACGTCAATTTTAATAGATTACTCAGTATTTATCAATAAAGGcttattgtattataaattttaaatacttatgtacGTCATTAAAATTAAGTGTCTATTGTCATGTTCAAGATcggctgtaattttttttatatcacagCAACACGAAGATAGGtctctaaaaataatgttctttcTGCTAGATTTAAGGGATTAATAACAGTTTAGCTGGCTTTAGCCATATCTAGATTAGAGACGGCTTATAACTTGAAAATATGTAGACCACTGACGTTGTATCAATATTTCTGGTGAATTCTTAGCTGGTTCAGAGTAAATCGGTCGTTTTGTTTGACCACCATTGAGACTTTCTTCTACTGTCTATCAGTGTTTAACAATGTATCACAGTCAGTCGGGGGTTTACAGGATTTAACAAGTGAAAGTTGTCCTGCATTCTTATCTTATTGGTGCATCGTTAATTTATCGTACTTATCAACACTTACTTATTTTTCGTCGTCTATATAAACATCTAGTTCAGGAAAACGAACTTCTTCTTTTCCGTCATTTTAACATTCTTTATCTTTGATATATTCTGGtcattttattcttttattgtttaagctgtttataaagttttattacgttattttgttattatgggTACGTTAGTTTTATTGCTGGCTTCATGATAGCGTTTGTCAGTACATTTTAAGCATGTTAGGTATCATCGACTCttgtttacctacctacatatacaacAACAAGTTCTGATTACGTTCTTTAATTTACGTCATAAATAATAACTACGCCATTTTTCAAATTACTAACAAACTTAGCTACTAGATAAGTATTACAATCAGCTAGATTTTACAATAGATCTGGGggtaaaacatttgtttgtaaacTTGCCGGTAAAAATCAAAGTAGGACATGCGGTGTTACCTTGTTTCCACTTATTACGTAAACAAAGATAGAGCGTCAAGGCGAGTAAACTGCAttagtaattaaaatcaaatcagTAATCAATAAGATATCGTCATATTACACGCGTTAGTTACTTCTAGACCGTCTCAGGAAACACATACATCCCGGGCCTCTGATATCGAAATACATAGGGGGCATATAACCATAAATCTCTTAGTGCTAATCCATGATAAAATCGATTTTGATAAACTTACCAATCATATTATAATCGATTATGCTAATGTCGATTTCATTCGAATGTTTGAGGTGGTCGCGAGTGATGATAAACTGTGAGAAGTGATCgaactttttaataaatctaCAAATGCATTCAAAAATTTAATGGATTAACTTTGTCAACAAAGTTCGTTACATTTAAATGGCGATAGTGTTGTAGATACACAAGTATTAAGTGAACTGTTATCGGAACTGTTACAAATAACTCTCAAAATGGAATCTCAAAATCTCAGTTTAGCGCGTACATTATCTGACGGTGTTAGTGAAGACCCGTTTGACTATGAGACTTCTTTCGCCGATATTGTGTGGTCTGCCCTCAGCACTACGACCGTATTCGTGATAATAATCTTCATAGTTACTTGCATTAGAGTACTTATTATGGgtatgtgtttgttattgtttattgtgaTTCACCTTGTGCGTTTTATGCGAGGTCTTGGTTGCTTTGAAGTTTTTCTATTGATCTGTTTGATGATCTTTTGCTAGTACTAATTTAGTATCTTGTGTTGTTGATTTGAGGATATTTATTACGCGTTGTATTATTACATTCTACATTTCTATAGACATATTTATGACAATTGAAAGTGTTTTGTTGTGTTTACTTTGAATTGAACTGGTAGTTGTATTAACGCAATTGAATATCAGATGGCTTAAGTTATTAGTTACTATAAGGCTAGGTATAATTAATAGATTGACATCATTATTCAAATGTACCATGTAGATCTATGTTTTTCGGTTTAAAATTGTACAAGGTACCTACCATACGAAGTGCATTTTGTATAGGGCACCCGACTTAAAAATCGAAGAGAGatatcacaaaatattatttaggtactttcgTGAAAAATATGTTATCGTCCATAATACCTAAGTTattgaagtaaataatatttttgaacgtCAACCGCAGtatttttaggtacctatcataTGTGTTTAATCAGAAAGTAATCTTTTGGCCGATATCGTATCATTTATCTACATCGCTTTATGAGGCGATGTTTTGCGACAAACGTACTAAGCGCGAAATTGCTGCATTACATTTGAAAGAAGAAAACtacgtataattttatattaatatacgcATTGGGAAGATAGCTTAGTACCTATTAGTTGTTAATAGGACAGCAATCTTAGCATTCAAGACTTTTAAAGTTCAGAAAATCATGATTTTACTTCCGGGTATTGGaagtaaaatcattattttacttCCCTTCTACGACAAATATCCAACGAGTATTTctgaccaattttttttttcatcattccaAGAACGTTATTTCCCTTCCACAACAGCTATTTTACCAGTAATCTAACCAGTTATTTTCACCTGTTCCAGGACAAAAAACGCGCAGTCCGCAGCAGAGGCGAATGTATGTGGGGTCCCGGGCGCGGCCTTCGCTGGGCCAACCAGAACCCACTATATACGTCAGCCCTTCCAATTTGCCACCCCCACCCAAATATGGTACGTATTTGTTTACTACTTCATCTTCTAGATCTCGTATACAGgtttcgtcaaataactttgccactgTAAAGGCAGGTATTGAAGTATCCGCAATAATATTTTGGTCTTACAGTTTGACTATTGTGAAGTCATTAGTACCCAACTTATTTGACGAGATCTTTAATAAGACATTCACATATACAGGCTTAATCAGTAGTTACATAAAAAACGCATTATTTAGCTTTAATTTGAGGGCTTCTGGCATGGAATTGTAACAACCACTACCTACTGCAACCATGTGGTCAGAATCTAtgtaaacatattaattgagaggagaacaaaataaactaattatacctatataaacaAATGCGTCGATAAGACAATAGGATGCATTTCTTATCTTGGGTGTGCCAAATCCGCTTTCACTTGATCCTGAACTTCGGTCAGATTTGGATACCAGAATAATGATAATGTGTAGCCAAAGGTCCTTGTATCTCCTGATTATAGACTATAATTAGTAGCCACCGATAATACAGGTGATTGATAGGGTCTGTATAATACAGATACTAATTTGGTACTAGGAGGTGCAGAATTGATTAAGCTAATTCTCG harbors:
- the LOC110379324 gene encoding uncharacterized protein LOC110379324 isoform X1: MAPQYPNVYVFDDDSSEEFNSDQKEVNDPASLSQMAFWYMIILIGMLITWLFVFFCLRIIALRQKTRSPQQRRMYVGSRARPSLGQPEPTIYVSPSNLPPPPKYECMAPPSYEEVVGVHYPQFQAQPITQPITSALAQSSSDTTTVTTISETRSNDNATRSDDAITVPRTVPVATSSS
- the LOC110379324 gene encoding uncharacterized protein LOC110379324 isoform X2, whose amino-acid sequence is MESQNLSLARTLSDGVSEDPFDYETSFADIVWSALSTTTVFVIIIFIVTCIRVLIMGQKTRSPQQRRMYVGSRARPSLGQPEPTIYVSPSNLPPPPKYECMAPPSYEEVVGVHYPQFQAQPITQPITSALAQSSSDTTTVTTISETRSNDNATRSDDAITVPRTVPVATSSS